The stretch of DNA CGAAAACGATGCAGCATGCCGAATTCGCGCGGCTGGATGAGCGGCGCGAGCTGAATCGCATTGAAAATCACGAGCGCGGCCAGGGCGGCGGCCTTGACGATGACCTCCGCCCGCCAAAGGGACGGCCACAACCACGATGAGCGCGCCCGCATCCGGCCCGTCACCATGTCGTCCGCAAGCAAAAGGGCGATTCCGGCGTAAGCCGCGGGGATGAGCCACAGGAGGTGCCTTGTCGATATGGAATCGACAAAAGGAAAAACCGCGAGCGCGCCGATCGCCGCCAGCGCGGTCGCGGGAAAAGCGGCACGCCAGATCGCGCCGCGTTCGCGAAATCCGCGGAAGGCGGTAAGAAGCGCCCAGGCCAACCCGGCCACACCGAGTCGCCGGACGATCGGCGGTCCGAAAAACCGCTCATTTTCCAGAAGGAGTGCCATGTTGTCGAAACCCGCCAGCGTTGGATATCCGATGAACGCCGCGGGCGGAAGGTAGAATTCCTTCGGCATGATCGGCAGATCCCGGGCCCAGGTCGCAAGCCACAAAGCGACGGGAATCCACGGGATGACGGCGCCGGCGGCGAATCGAAGCGCGCCGGCCACGACATTCGATTTTCGAAACAGCATCAACGCGCCGAGCGCGGCGGGAAAGTAAACCATGTTGTTCGAATACGCGGCGACCGCCCCGCACGCGAGACCCGCCGCCAACGGGCTTGCCGGCGTCTTCGGATCGGCCGTCGCGGCAAAAAACCACAACGCGACGCCGGCGAGGCCGACGACCTCCGTGTAGCCGCCCCACATCGTTAGCGACCACTTGAGGAAGTTGCGGTCGGGAAAGATGAGGAGAAGCGCGAGGATCGCGGCCGCGCGTCCGCCCGCGTGCGCGAGCACGAGGTGGACGAGAGCCACGAAGCCGGCCAGCGATAACGCGAGCATCACGATCGCCATCGCGGTCGTCACCGAAATCCCCGCGTACAAAAAAGGGATCAACAGCGTGGCGGTGAGTTCCTTGCTCCACAGGTGATAATTCTTGATGTCTGTTTCCGGCACACGCCCCATCTGACCGAGCGCCCAGGCGGGCATTTCGTGAACGGCGGGATCGATGTTGTGCAGGTGATCGTATGCGGTTTCGAGGATGAGAACGCGAACGACGACAAACAACGCGCACGCCGCGAAAAACAAAGGGCGGACGGCGGGGTGCTTGCGAAAAGGTTCGCGCCAGCGCTCGCCGAGCGTCATCCGGTCGCGATTCAACGCGCCGGATTCATTCCGCCGCCAAAAAGCATTTCTCATGGCGCGGCGGAATATATCAGCAGGTCAATGCGCCGCCTACGACGCCGCCTGCCGCGTGGCCCGCACGGCCGCCAGGCGCCCGGATATGAGATGCCACGCCATCACCGCGAGCACCCCGGTGACGAAGATGCCCATGTAAAGCGACGCTCCGCGCGGAAGGCTGGTGACGGTAAAATTCGCGATCTGCTTGGTGCCGAACACGGCCGGCATGAAGGGATCCACCGTTACCGGCGCCTTGGGATCCAGGTCGTGCCCGAGCGTGTAGAGCTTGTAGACGAATCGCGCGAGCGCAAACAGCGAAAAATAGCTGCTCATGACGAACAGGTCGATCAGCGCGCGCACGTTGCCGACCGCGGCGACGCGCAGTGTCAGGATGACAAGCGCGCCGATCGCGAACGGCAGCCAGTCCAGGTCCGTGAGCGCCGCGCGATTCAGCGGCGCCATGCCGATGTAGTGGTTCAGCGTGTTGATCTCGTTGATGTCCAGTCCGCCGCGCCCGCCTTCGACCTTGTGCGCGTAGATATCGAGCGAAAGCCCCTGCGGGTATTGCGGCGCCTTCATGGAGATGTTCCAGAGCGGCGCGGTGAATGCCAGCAGCAGCGGGATCACGAGCAGCGCCAGCGCCAGGCGCGCGGACAGTTTGATCGGGCGCTCCAGAAACTCGTAGAACCCCTCGAGCGCTTCCTTGATGTTCATGGGATATCCTCCAATTCGAACGCGTGCGCGCGTCGGCGCGCGACGGATGGTCACACCAGATCGTCGGATCGAAAACGCCAGTACCCGGCAAACAACGCCGCGCAGCCGGCGACAAGCGGCCACAACACGCCAAGCGCGAACAGCGCGCCCGCGCCGATGCGGTTGGCGAGGTAAAATCCCACCGGGCCAAGCACGGCCAGCTCCGGCTCCGCGGACGAAAGCAGCGCCATGCGCGCGGCCTGTACGGGATTGAGGCTCGCCAGCACGAACACCGATTGCGGATTGAGCCGCCACTGCAGCATCAGCCCCGCGAGCGCGAAGTCGACGAGCGTCACGGCAAGCGCCCAGGTCAGCACGAGATACATCGTCGCGCGCGACGTGTTGCGCACAAAAACGGAAATCGCGAGCCCCGCGCCGACGAAAGCCCACAGAATCGCGGCGCTGATGGCGATTGTCCGGGCGACGAAGGCCACCGGGATCGCCTCGCCGAAAGCCAGGCGGCCGATGATGGCCATGCCCACCAGCAACCCCGCAAGCGGCAGGACCAACACTCCGA from bacterium encodes:
- a CDS encoding ABC transporter permease; protein product: LTARPPRRPARLDIAEVARSRWMYFCVAVYAALGAIFVFVALRESNVLGFTGMSRVLMSFCHAIILLLPLLALTATGHVVNKAREDGTIELLFSHPLSHAAYFGAAAVVRFGVLVLPLAGLLVGMAIIGRLAFGEAIPVAFVARTIAISAAILWAFVGAGLAISVFVRNTSRATMYLVLTWALAVTLVDFALAGLMLQWRLNPQSVFVLASLNPVQAARMALLSSAEPELAVLGPVGFYLANRIGAGALFALGVLWPLVAGCAALFAGYWRFRSDDLV